TCCCCTGGAAGAGGCTGGCAAAACGGGTATAGGCACCAAACTTCACGTTACCCGAACCAGGACCGCCAAGCACAAACCCTACCGAGTGGGAGCCGTACTTATCGGCTATTTCAGTGAACCGGTCCGCGATAGTGTCCAGGGCCTCCTGCCATGACATCCGCTGCCACTTACCTTCGCCCCGCTCACCCACTCTCTTGAGAGGATATTTCAACCGGTCAGGGTGGTAGAGCATCTGTAGACTGGAAAGACCCCGGAGGCAGATGCGGCGCAGCCGACGATCCGGGAAGTCCGCCGGTTCGAGCTTGACCACACGGCCGTCTGCCACGTGAGCCAGTATTCCGCAAGCATTGGCGGCACAATGGGCCGGACAGGCGGTCCGCACCACATGCTCTTCGGTACCGCTCATCTTACTCCTCCCCACGCGCTGAATCGGATACCCTTAGAGGATGCTCCCTGCGTGTCTATCCCCCGTAGGATAGACCATTCCTAAAAAGTATGTCAATCGGCTGTACTCGCTCAGTACATTAGTGACACTCCGGTACAGCCGATTCTGGTTGCCACCGGAGAGTACCTGTGTGTTTTGTTATGGTACTGGCCACCTCCTCATGTGGCAATGCCTCATCCCCCTAACCCCTTTCTCCTCCCTCACTCTGTTATATCACCCTTCCGTCTGAACGAGAGCATCGGCCGGTCGCAAGGTGAACCGGTTGATTGACGTCGTTCGGAGTCATTATTGTTGACATCTGGCGCAGAGAGGAGTAAAATCCCCGTCTGGTGAAGTACGAGGCTGCCACAGGTACCGGAAGCAACTTGACCAGGCCTTCAATTGGTGCCATTATCATAGAAAGGCAGTACCGGCCGCAGGGAGACGTAGCGGGGTGACGAATAAAGATATTCTTGAGTCAGTGCCGACAACTCGGCAGGGTGACCGGATATTCCGGAGACGAAGAAGACCCCGAAAGGTGCTACGTTCTGTTTATCGGAGCATTCTCAGGCTATGCAGGAGCAGGACCGGCGGGTAGCCGGGAATGAAATAGATGTATGTCATCATCGCAGGCTCGGGGATTGTTGGCTTCCATATAGCCTCCCTGCTCACTGAGGGAAAGCACGAAGTAACCGTAATCGAGCCATCCGAAGAGGTGGTGGACAGTCTCCACAGCCAGCTTGACGTCAAGACTGTGCTGGGAAACGCCGCTACACCCACAGTCCTCAGAGAAGCCGAAGTCAGCCGCGCCAACCTGGTTATTGCCGTCACCAATAACGACGAGACCAATATGCTGGTCTGCTTCCTGGCTAAGGAGCTGGGGGCGGCGATGACAGTGGCCAGGGTCCGCAACCCGGAGTACACCGGCTACTTCGTTAGTGCCGCTAAATCGCCTTCAGCCCCACGGAAAATTATCCGGCCCAAAAGCCTGGGTGTCAACCTCTTCATCAATCCCGAGGTTGAAGTGGCCGAGAAAATTAAGGGCGCACTGTCGAGCCTCTACCCCTCCCCGGTTGAGAGCTTCGCCGATGGCCGCGTCCAGATAAGGGAGTTTCGGGTCGATGAAGGCGAACTGACCGACAAGCACCTGCAAGACATCGTCTTCCCGCACCCCTGTGTTGTAGCCGCAATTCTGCGTGGCGGGGAAATAACAATACCCGGTCCCGATGAGCATATTACCACGGGTGACCACGTTTACCTGGTCGCCCGGAGCGATTCCATGGACGATTTCGGCGGGATGTTTGCCCGGCCTCAGCGTCCGGTAAGGAGCGTGGTGTTTTACGGTGGGGGACGCATCGGCTTCCTTGTCGCCGAAAGCCTGGAGAAACAGGGGATTACCGTCAAGGTAATCGCCGAGACCTTGAGCCGGTGCCAGGAAATCGCCGCCCAGTTGGGACGGGCTACAGTCCTTGAGGGCGACGCAACCGACCGCGATTTTCTCATCGAGCAGGGAGTCCCATCAGCGGATGCATTCGTTGCCGCCACATCGAGTGACGAGCTCAACATCCTCTGTGGCCTCCTCACCAAGAGCCTGGGAGTGCCACGTAACATAGTGGTCACCAACAAGCCGGGTTACATACCCCTGGCAGAAGAAATCGGAGTCGACCTCGCGGTGTCACCCTTGCTCCAGGTTGCCAGCAGAATCAGCCACTTCGTTCTTCACGGTGGTGCTATTGCGGCACCCTTTATCGGAGGTAAGGACCTGCAGGCAATAGAGTTTGTGACCAGCTCAACGGCCCACATCGCGCAGCAGAGCCTTGCCGAGGCAGGTCTACCCAAGGACTCGATAGCCGCGGCCATAGTCCGTGACGACAAAGTCACCATCCCGCCAAACGACACCGTGATACGACCCGGCGACCACGTTCTGATAGTATGTCGTCCTTCAGCCACCCCTGCTGTGGAGCGGCTTTTTAAGTGAAGCTTAGCAGGGTGCTGAAAAAGGGGAGTCCAGAGGGATTCCGCCCCTTCTCAGGGGCGCCCCCTTATGGCAGGGGTGTCTGGGCGTCATTCTTACAGAATGACGTTAGCAGAATCCGAAACCAGATTCTGCCGGTGTCCCCCAGATATAATATTTTCCCCCTTCCGCAGAAGGCTCCTTCCTGGCCAGGAAGGGGGTCAGGGGAATGGTCGAAAGGGTTTTTCATCACCCTGTTAGAAAACAATGAGAATTAGGGTTGTCTGCCATTACCTCGGGCTGCTCATCGCCATCCTCGGCTTCTTCATGCTCCTCCCCCTGGTCTGGAGCATCCTCAACAGGGAACCTGCTTCCGCCGCCTTTGCCACCTCGGCAGCCATCTGCGCCTCCTTCGGTCTCCTCCTGTATTGGCTGATCCCCGTCGGTGAGGGCAAGTTGAGCCGTCGGGAAGCGATTCTGGTAGTTGCCGGCGGCTGGATACTGGCTTCTCTTTTCGGTACGCTTCCCTACGCTCTGGCAGGGACCTTTCCCAGCTACGCCGACGCCTGTTTTGAGTCAGTATCCGGCTTCACCACCACCGGGGCTACAGTTCTGACGTCCATCGAGACCCAGTTCGAGAGTATCCTGCTCTGGCGTTCCATCACCCAGTGGCTTGGCGGCATGGGCATAATAACACTCTTCGTGGCCCTGTTTCCGATACTGGGTATCGGCGCCGCCCACCTTGTTGAGGCGGAGATGCCGGGAACGGAAGCCGGTCGGCTGACGCCACGCATCCGCGACACCGCCAGAGCCGTTTGGTTGCTGTACATGGGTTTCTCCGCGCTGGAACTCATTATGCTTCTCATCGCCGGTCTCTCGCCATTTCACGCACTGACCGTCACCTTCAGTACCATGCCTACCGGTGGTTTCACCGGCACCAATCTCAGCATTGCTGCTTTTGACAGTGTATTCGTCGAGGGGATTGTCATCTTCTTCATGATGATGGCCGGTGTGAACTTCGGGCTGTTCTACTTCCTCCTCTGGAAACGCCAGGCACGGCAGCTCCTCAGGAATCCGGAGTTGAAGGTGTATTTCGGTCTCCTTATCGTCGTTTCCCTGCTGATTGCACTCAACCTGACCGCCGACCTGGGACTATCGGCGGGAGAGGCCTTCAGACAGAGCACCTTCCAGGTGGTATCCATCATGACGACTACCGGCTTCACCACCGCCGATTTCGATATCTGGCCGACGTTCGCAAGGGCTGCCCTGCTCATGTTGATGATAGTAGGAGCCTCGGCTGGCTCTACCGGAGGAGCACTCAAGGTCATCCGCCTCGTGGTGCTCATCAAGTACACCTACAACCAGGTCATACGCGCCTTTAACCCACGGGTCGTGGTCCCGATAAGATTGGGGAAGACAATACTGTCAGACCGGGTTGTATCCAGGATTATCGGAATGACAGTCCTCTACTTTCTCACCCTGATAGGCGGTTTCCTGGTGATGAGCGCCGTGGGCCTTGACCACGAAACCGCAATGTCTTCCGTTATCGCCAGCGTGGGTAATGTGGGCCCTGGTCTGGCCCTGGTAGGACCGACGGCTAATTACCAGTTCATCCCACCTCTTGGCAAAATCGTACTCATGGGCTGTATGCTGGTGGGGCGCCTCGAGCTCTTCACGATGCTGGTGCTGTTCACTCCTTCGTTCTGGAAGTGGCGCTAGCCGAATGACCGAGGAAATAACCCTTCCACAAACGCTATTGTAGTTTTTCCCTGACAGGGATATAATATCCTTTGCTCTATAATCAAGGGCATGTGAGGGAATGGAGTTTCATAGAATCCTGGTGCCGGTCACCGGCACCGAATCAGACGAGGAGGCGGTCAGGCTGGCGTGTCGGCTGGCCAAGAGGGACAAGGCTGACATTCTGGCCGTCTATGTCATCCCGATAGAGCGCACCCTGCCTCTGGACGCTGAAATGGCGGGTGAAGTCGAGACAGCGGAAGCGGTTCTGGACCGCATGGAGGGAGTTGCCGCCGCAGAGGGCTGCACCATAACAACAGACCTCTTGCAGGCTCGCGAGGCTGCACCGACCATCGTTGATGAAGCGGTCGAGCGGGAGGTCGACCTTATCCTGATGGGCGCATCCTATCAGAGGCGTTTCGGGCAGTTTAGCCTGGGTAGCACAATCCCCCACGTACTGAAGAATGCACCCTGCCGTGTGATATTATTCCATCAGTACTTCCCCATAACTGAGGTTTCAACATGAAAGTTGTTATCATGGGCTGCGGACGAGTGGGTGGCCGCCTGGCGGGATTACTGGAGAGTGACGGACACGATGTCACCATCCTGGACAACGATTCCTATAGCTTCCGCCGGCTGCCGCCTGGCTTCAGAGGGACCGCCCTGCTGGGCAACGGCATCGATGCGGACGTGCTCCGCAGAGCCGGCATAGAGGAGGCCGATGTCTTCGTGGCAGTGACCCAGGGAGATAATCGCAACGTCATGTCATGCCAGATTGCCAGGCACATCTTCAACGTACCCCGGGTGGTCTGCCGCATCTATGACCCCCTGCGCCGGGACCTGTTCGAAGAATTGGGTCTGGAAGCGATAAGCCCGACGACAATCTTTGCCCAGATACTCAGGGAGAAACTCGAAGCTCCGGGGCCGCAGAGAGAAGCCCGGGCTGAGGAGTCCTAGCCATGTATATCATAGTCGTTGGCGGCGGCAGGGTCGGTTACTACCTGACCAAAGCCCTGCTGGCCGAAGGACACGAAGTCCTGGTACTGGAGAGGAGTGCCACCATCTGCGAGGCCCTTGATGAAGAACTGGGCAGCATCTGCGTGCGCGGGGACGGTTGCGAGACGACTACCCTGAGCGAAGTCGGCACCGGCCGGTCCGATATGCTCATCGCCGTGACCGGTGACGATGAAGACAATCTGGTCGCCTGTCAGGTCGCCAAGCACCTTTTCCATGTTCCCCGCACCATCGCCCGGATAAGGAATCCGAAAAACGAGGAAATCTTTAAGGAACTGGGCATTGACGTTACCATCAACAACACCAACATCATCCTGGAGAATATTGAAGGAGAGGTGCCCACGCACAGCCTGACACACTTGCATGACATCAGAGACAAGGGACTGGAGCTCGTGCAGGTGAGAATCCCCGAGAACGCCAGTACGGTCGGCAAGACGGTAAAGCAACTGGAACTGCCAAAAGATAGCGTGCTGTCCCTTATCATACGCAAGTCTCGCCGGCCGATTGTGCCTTCCAGCAACACCGTTCTCCAGGCAGAAGACCAGGTGATAGTCGTTACCTCCCACGAGTCTGAAGACGAACTCCGTGCTGTCCTGAGGGGCGAATAGACAAACACAACCCTGACGAGCCCTGATTTCCGGCAACCGCCGGATTTCCGGCAACCACCGGATTTCCGGCAACCACCGGATTTCCGGCAACCGCTGGCGCGAGGAGGTCTCTAATTAGTCCGGGTAAGCTCAACCGGTTCTGGACGACGGCGGCCCTCCTCCTGATTGCCGTCACTATCACCGGCAGTCTGATTACCTGGGCAAGATGCAGCCCCGGCCAGCCTATTGAGATTTCACTGCCGCCGGAAGAGGAATCCGAAGGCGGCATTGCCATCAGTGGTGCGGTTACCAACCCGGGATACTACCCACTGACCGGCAGCGACTCGTTGGAAGCCCTTCTCAGTGCTGCCGGAGGTACCACCGAAGAGGCCGACCTCACCGGCCTGGAACTCTTCGTTCCCGAGACGACGCAGGGGCCGCAACCCCAGAGAATCGATATCAACCGGGCCGAGGCGTGGTTGCTTGAAGCCCTGCCCGGGATAGGCCCCTCCAGAGCACAGGCGATAGTAGACTACCGGCAGAAGAACGGGCCGTTTCGCAGCACAAACGAGCTGATGAAGGTGGAGGGCATCGGGGCTGCTACCTATGAACGAATCGAAACCCTGATTACCGTGGCTGACTAATCCTCAAGGTGGGAGAGCGTGTCGCTTATCTATCTTAGCTGTGCCTGGGTGGCTGGTATCTTCCTGGGCTCAGTATTCGGTCTTCCCCTGCCGTTCCTGCTCATCGGTCTCCTCCCTCTACCCTTGCTCCTTGTGCGCCCTCTGCGCCGGAAGGCCACTGTCCTCGCCATTCTCTGTCTACTTGTCCTCTGCGGAGGAACCCTCCGTTTCCAGTCAAGCCTGCCGGTCCTTGATGAAGACCACCTCCAGTTCTACACGGACACGGGCACCGTGGAGATGAGGGGAACAGTGTCCGATGACCCGGAAACCGGTGATAAAACCGCGCAACTCCGCTTCTCCGTCCGGGAAATCCGCATTGCCGGTCAATGGCAGGCGGTATCCGGGACTGCCCTGCTGTTCGTGCCGCCATATCCTTCTTACGACTACGGTGACGTTCTCCAGGTAACCGGCAAGCTAGCCACGCCGCCGCAACTCGACGATTTCGACTACGCCGCATATCTCGCCCGACAGGGAATTCAGGCTACGATGCTCTACCCCGGGATAGAGGCCCTGGACACGGGAAAGGGCTCCCCAGCACTGGCCTGGATATACTCTTTGAGGCACACTCTATCCCAGTCCCTGGCGGAGATTCTGCCCGAACCGCAGGCATCACTGGCCCAGAGCCTTATCCTGGGCATGCGCAAGGGCATCCCATCATCCCTGAAGTCGGACTTCGCCCAAAGTGGCACCACACACCTGCTGGCCATTTCCGGCCTCCATCTAAGCATTATTGCGGGCATGCTGCTGGACATCGGCGCCCGTCTCTTCGGCAGAAGACGGTACGGACATATCTGGCTGGCCCTGGCCGGGGTCTGGCTCTACGCCGTGATTACGGGGATGAACCCACCGGTGCTCCGGGCAGCGATAATGGCGAGCCTCTTCCTGGCCGCCGGGATGCTGGGCAGACAGCGCAGCGCCATCACAGGACTTGCCTTCGCGGCGGCGATAATGACAGCGGCAAACCCCCGGACCCTGTGGGACGTATCATTCCAGATGAGCTTCCTGGCAATGGCCGGACTCATCTCTGTCTCGCCTTTCCTGCAGTCCTGGGGCAGAGAGGCGGTCAACCGGGTATTCGGTGAAGACGGCGCCGCGACATCAGCGGTGCGGTACGTCACGGACAACCTCAGTATAACCCTGGGAGTACTGGTTACCGTCTGGCCGCTGATTGCCTATTACTTCGGCATCATATCACTGATCGCCCCTCTGGCTACGTTCCTGGCCCTGCCGGCACTGCCCTGGGTCATCGTCACCGGAACACTGACCGCCGGGCTGGGGCTCATCATCATACCTGTCGCCCAGGTAGTGGGCTGGCTGGCCTGGCTCTGCACTTCCTGGATGCTCCTGGTCGTAACCGGCCTGGCCGGTATCCCCGGGGCATCCATTGAGGCAACTTCGGTCAATGCCGGGCCGGTACTGGCCTACTATGTGGCTTTCGCCGCCGCCATCTGTCTCAGGAAGTACTGGCCGCAAGCATCCGGCGCGGTCCAGAAGGGCACCAGCATCCTTGGCGGACTCTCCAGGAAGCGGGTCTTACTACCTCTGGCTGCGGTGGCGGTTCTGGCAATCATCGTTGCAGTGGACATGCCCGACGATAACCTGCACGTCAGCTTCCTGGATGTCGGTCAGGGGGATGCCATCCTTATCCAGACACCATACCACCAGGATATTCTCGTGGACGGTGGTCCCAGCCCCCGGGATGTGGCCCTGGCATTGGGCAAGAAAATGCCCTTCTGGGACAGGACCATCGACCTTGTCGTGCTGACTCACCCCCACGCCGACCACATTACCGGCCTCCTCGAAGTCCTGCGCCGCTACCGGGTGAAGCAGGTACTTTTCCCACCCCTGGATGACGGCTCCCCGCTCTGTGACGAGTGGCTCAGCCTCATCGAGGAGAAAGGGATAAAGCAGACTATCGCACAGGCAGGACAGCAAATCGACCTGGGCACGGAGAGGGTCACGATAGAAGTGCTCAACCCCCTGGTACCGCCCCTGGCCGGCACCGTGTCAGACATCGACGACAACGGGGTAGTAATGAAGA
This region of Dehalococcoidales bacterium genomic DNA includes:
- the trkA gene encoding Trk system potassium transporter TrkA; its protein translation is MYVIIAGSGIVGFHIASLLTEGKHEVTVIEPSEEVVDSLHSQLDVKTVLGNAATPTVLREAEVSRANLVIAVTNNDETNMLVCFLAKELGAAMTVARVRNPEYTGYFVSAAKSPSAPRKIIRPKSLGVNLFINPEVEVAEKIKGALSSLYPSPVESFADGRVQIREFRVDEGELTDKHLQDIVFPHPCVVAAILRGGEITIPGPDEHITTGDHVYLVARSDSMDDFGGMFARPQRPVRSVVFYGGGRIGFLVAESLEKQGITVKVIAETLSRCQEIAAQLGRATVLEGDATDRDFLIEQGVPSADAFVAATSSDELNILCGLLTKSLGVPRNIVVTNKPGYIPLAEEIGVDLAVSPLLQVASRISHFVLHGGAIAAPFIGGKDLQAIEFVTSSTAHIAQQSLAEAGLPKDSIAAAIVRDDKVTIPPNDTVIRPGDHVLIVCRPSATPAVERLFK
- a CDS encoding TrkH family potassium uptake protein, with translation MRIRVVCHYLGLLIAILGFFMLLPLVWSILNREPASAAFATSAAICASFGLLLYWLIPVGEGKLSRREAILVVAGGWILASLFGTLPYALAGTFPSYADACFESVSGFTTTGATVLTSIETQFESILLWRSITQWLGGMGIITLFVALFPILGIGAAHLVEAEMPGTEAGRLTPRIRDTARAVWLLYMGFSALELIMLLIAGLSPFHALTVTFSTMPTGGFTGTNLSIAAFDSVFVEGIVIFFMMMAGVNFGLFYFLLWKRQARQLLRNPELKVYFGLLIVVSLLIALNLTADLGLSAGEAFRQSTFQVVSIMTTTGFTTADFDIWPTFARAALLMLMIVGASAGSTGGALKVIRLVVLIKYTYNQVIRAFNPRVVVPIRLGKTILSDRVVSRIIGMTVLYFLTLIGGFLVMSAVGLDHETAMSSVIASVGNVGPGLALVGPTANYQFIPPLGKIVLMGCMLVGRLELFTMLVLFTPSFWKWR
- a CDS encoding universal stress protein; this translates as MEFHRILVPVTGTESDEEAVRLACRLAKRDKADILAVYVIPIERTLPLDAEMAGEVETAEAVLDRMEGVAAAEGCTITTDLLQAREAAPTIVDEAVEREVDLILMGASYQRRFGQFSLGSTIPHVLKNAPCRVILFHQYFPITEVST
- a CDS encoding TrkA family potassium uptake protein, encoding MKVVIMGCGRVGGRLAGLLESDGHDVTILDNDSYSFRRLPPGFRGTALLGNGIDADVLRRAGIEEADVFVAVTQGDNRNVMSCQIARHIFNVPRVVCRIYDPLRRDLFEELGLEAISPTTIFAQILREKLEAPGPQREARAEES
- a CDS encoding TrkA family potassium uptake protein, with translation MYIIVVGGGRVGYYLTKALLAEGHEVLVLERSATICEALDEELGSICVRGDGCETTTLSEVGTGRSDMLIAVTGDDEDNLVACQVAKHLFHVPRTIARIRNPKNEEIFKELGIDVTINNTNIILENIEGEVPTHSLTHLHDIRDKGLELVQVRIPENASTVGKTVKQLELPKDSVLSLIIRKSRRPIVPSSNTVLQAEDQVIVVTSHESEDELRAVLRGE
- a CDS encoding ComEA family DNA-binding protein, whose amino-acid sequence is MSGAVTNPGYYPLTGSDSLEALLSAAGGTTEEADLTGLELFVPETTQGPQPQRIDINRAEAWLLEALPGIGPSRAQAIVDYRQKNGPFRSTNELMKVEGIGAATYERIETLITVAD
- a CDS encoding DNA internalization-related competence protein ComEC/Rec2, yielding MSLIYLSCAWVAGIFLGSVFGLPLPFLLIGLLPLPLLLVRPLRRKATVLAILCLLVLCGGTLRFQSSLPVLDEDHLQFYTDTGTVEMRGTVSDDPETGDKTAQLRFSVREIRIAGQWQAVSGTALLFVPPYPSYDYGDVLQVTGKLATPPQLDDFDYAAYLARQGIQATMLYPGIEALDTGKGSPALAWIYSLRHTLSQSLAEILPEPQASLAQSLILGMRKGIPSSLKSDFAQSGTTHLLAISGLHLSIIAGMLLDIGARLFGRRRYGHIWLALAGVWLYAVITGMNPPVLRAAIMASLFLAAGMLGRQRSAITGLAFAAAIMTAANPRTLWDVSFQMSFLAMAGLISVSPFLQSWGREAVNRVFGEDGAATSAVRYVTDNLSITLGVLVTVWPLIAYYFGIISLIAPLATFLALPALPWVIVTGTLTAGLGLIIIPVAQVVGWLAWLCTSWMLLVVTGLAGIPGASIEATSVNAGPVLAYYVAFAAAICLRKYWPQASGAVQKGTSILGGLSRKRVLLPLAAVAVLAIIVAVDMPDDNLHVSFLDVGQGDAILIQTPYHQDILVDGGPSPRDVALALGKKMPFWDRTIDLVVLTHPHADHITGLLEVLRRYRVKQVLFPPLDDGSPLCDEWLSLIEEKGIKQTIAQAGQQIDLGTERVTIEVLNPLVPPLAGTVSDIDDNGVVMKICAGQVSFLLAADISWQTEYELLRRRANLNSVVLKAGHHGSDTSTSQEFLAVVDPCVAVICVGEDNRFGHPAEGVTRRLMEEVGADNIYRTDLNGTIEFITDGEGLWVRVER